The proteins below come from a single Papaver somniferum cultivar HN1 chromosome 11, ASM357369v1, whole genome shotgun sequence genomic window:
- the LOC113325194 gene encoding probable WRKY transcription factor 41 yields the protein MSTYFKMEKNTSMSLLDQKPLIVNQLTQAKELLNQLQFGVDVTSTSGKLLLPRILSSFESSLSMLSGIKSEAGFQMTGLMQTADSPLSVSRSPRSNSNLIGNPSKKRKTIPSWTEQVRACEQSGLEEPVNDGYSWRKYGHKDIYGAKHPRGYYRCTYKNSQGCLATRQVQRTDTDTSIFSVMYLGRHTCVQASRLQPGQPPKKVEQHDKKRKRKSQETLINFQTGGHANTNDYDTTQVVLRSPSFSFPSAPVPIPCQQKESNSNICSSHLTPDNHFMSSPLSSPSTSGSNSIFSPYRVNNIESGHDLQTSDYDLCEFESALPLALDSSDLY from the exons ATGAGTACTTATTTTAAAATGGAGAAGAATACTAGCATGAGTTTATTGGATCAAAAGCCATTGATTGTCAATCAGCTAACCCAAGCTAAAGAGCTACTAAACCAATTACAGTTTGGTGTTGACGTTACTTCTACTAGTGGCAAATTGTTACTACCTAGAATATTATCATCCTTCGAAAGTTCTCTTTCAATGTTGAGTGGGATCAAATCAGAAGCCGGATTTCAAATGACCGGATTGATGCAGACAGCTGATTCGCCTCTTTCAGTTAGCAGAAGTCCTCGTTCTAACTCTAATCTCATTGGAAATCCCTCCAAAAAGAG AAAAACAATACCTAGTTGGACGGAACAAGTACGCGCTTGCGAACAGTCAGGACTCGAAGAACCTGTGAATGATGGTTACAGTTGGAGAAAATATGGACACAAAGACATTTATGGAGCCAAACATCCAAG AGGTTATTACAGATGTACTTATAAAAATTCTCAAGGATGTCTAGCTACCAGGCAAGTTCAACGTACCGATACAGACACATCAATCTTTAGTGTCATGTACCTAGGAAGACATACATGTGTTCAAGCTTCTCGTCTACAACCAGGGCAACCCCCAAAAAAGGTTGAACAACACGataaaaaacgaaaaagaaaatcaCAAGAAACACTTATCAATTTTCAAACAGGTGGCCATGCTAATACGAATGATTATGATACGACACAAGTAGTCCTAAGATCACCTTCATTCTCATTTCCTTCAGCTCCAGTACCCATTCCATGTCAACAGAAAGAAAGTAACAGCAACATTTGCTCTTCACATCTGACACCTGATAATCACTTCATGAGTAGTCCTCTTTCGTCTCCTTCAACTTCAggatccaattccattttttctCCGTATAGAGTGAACAATATCGAAAGTGGACATGATTTACAAACTTCAGACTACGATCTATGTGAATTCGAGTCAGCATTACCTTTGGCATTGGATTCTTCGGATCTGTATTAG